Proteins encoded within one genomic window of Candidatus Berkiella cookevillensis:
- a CDS encoding OmpA family protein — MSIRYSVILTCFAWISLASVAWADTYKSPIDKDAWSTESSKRLCTLSHAIPGYGVATFSQKAGTTLEFFLEASLGRRSATPVIIVDAPADWKTTASSNRKQLAEIKAATGKRPIHLTKMTPYQMISALAEGREPRIEFQRSNDSIPKNKVTSKDKDIIILATSGFQNAYKKYLTCVDELVAYPFDTIKKSTIYFESGSKALDEETMIKLDALAEHITHDENVYRIDLTGHSDSKGGYMSNRQTANERMWKVKDYLVYQGVDPELFTLKGFGDRMPVASNKTAEGRAKNRRVELKVFR, encoded by the coding sequence ATGAGCATCCGTTATAGTGTCATTCTAACCTGCTTTGCCTGGATCAGCCTAGCCTCTGTTGCTTGGGCGGATACTTATAAATCGCCCATTGATAAAGACGCATGGTCTACAGAGTCTTCCAAGCGCCTTTGCACGCTTTCTCACGCCATACCTGGTTATGGTGTTGCTACTTTCTCTCAAAAAGCAGGCACTACGTTAGAATTTTTCTTAGAAGCATCTTTGGGAAGGAGATCTGCAACGCCTGTGATTATTGTGGATGCGCCAGCCGATTGGAAAACAACCGCCAGTTCAAATCGCAAACAATTAGCTGAAATAAAAGCAGCCACTGGTAAAAGACCTATTCATCTTACTAAAATGACCCCCTATCAAATGATTTCTGCTTTAGCAGAAGGTCGAGAACCAAGAATAGAATTTCAAAGAAGCAATGATTCTATCCCTAAAAATAAAGTAACAAGCAAAGATAAAGATATTATTATTTTAGCAACCTCTGGTTTTCAAAATGCGTATAAAAAATATCTTACTTGCGTAGATGAATTAGTGGCATACCCCTTTGATACAATCAAAAAATCAACCATTTACTTTGAAAGTGGCAGTAAAGCGCTGGACGAAGAGACAATGATAAAGTTAGATGCTTTGGCGGAGCATATTACTCATGATGAGAATGTTTATAGAATTGATTTAACGGGACACTCTGATAGTAAGGGTGGTTATATGTCCAATCGACAAACTGCTAATGAGCGTATGTGGAAAGTGAAAGATTACTTAGTTTATCAGGGGGTTGATCCTGAGCTATTCACGCTCAAAGGTTTTGGAGATAGGATGCCCGTTGCCTCTAATAAGACCGCAGAAGGCCGCGCGAAGAACAGACGGGTTGAGCTTAAAGTGTTTCGTTAA
- the pyrC gene encoding dihydroorotase, whose amino-acid sequence MRELKIIQPDDWHCHLRDGAYLSRTVPDSAAIFKRVIVMPNLTTPITHPSAAKKYRERILNAVPEGNDFEPLMTLYLTDETTPHVIAEAKASGIIHGAKLYPQGVTTHSEAGVTKLEKIYPTLEAMSEHHIPLLIHGEVNDPAVDIFDREKYFIDKILTQLVKNFPSLKIVFEHITTKDAVLFVEESSKNVAATITPHHLYYQRNAMFMGGIRPHYYCLPVLKRQEHQLALIAAATSGNPKFFIGTDSAPHAVTRKESSCGCAGIYNSPTALALYAEIFATQNKLHKLEGFTSLYGADFYGLAHNQKTITLREISKNVPETLSFGDETIIPLKAGQSVKWDII is encoded by the coding sequence ATGAGAGAACTTAAAATTATTCAGCCTGATGACTGGCACTGCCATCTACGCGATGGTGCCTATTTATCCAGAACAGTACCTGATAGTGCCGCTATTTTTAAGCGAGTCATTGTCATGCCCAATCTAACAACGCCTATCACCCACCCTTCAGCTGCAAAAAAGTATAGGGAACGGATCTTAAATGCCGTACCTGAAGGTAATGATTTTGAACCACTCATGACACTTTATCTGACAGATGAAACAACGCCTCATGTGATTGCAGAAGCAAAAGCAAGTGGGATCATTCATGGTGCAAAATTATACCCTCAAGGCGTCACGACACATTCTGAAGCCGGTGTAACGAAATTAGAAAAAATTTATCCTACGCTTGAGGCAATGAGTGAACATCACATTCCCTTATTGATTCATGGTGAAGTGAACGATCCTGCTGTTGATATCTTTGATAGAGAAAAGTATTTTATTGATAAAATACTTACACAATTAGTCAAAAATTTCCCAAGCTTAAAAATAGTATTTGAGCATATTACAACCAAAGATGCTGTTCTCTTTGTGGAAGAAAGCTCTAAAAACGTTGCAGCAACTATTACCCCCCATCATTTGTATTATCAACGCAATGCAATGTTTATGGGTGGCATTAGACCGCATTACTATTGTTTGCCTGTCTTGAAACGCCAGGAGCATCAACTTGCACTCATTGCGGCTGCAACAAGCGGCAATCCAAAGTTTTTCATAGGAACAGATAGCGCTCCACACGCCGTTACACGTAAAGAATCCAGTTGTGGCTGCGCGGGTATCTACAATTCACCCACTGCTTTGGCATTGTATGCAGAAATATTCGCTACTCAAAACAAACTGCATAAGCTGGAAGGCTTTACTAGCCTATATGGTGCTGATTTTTATGGTTTAGCCCATAATCAGAAAACCATCACATTACGCGAAATATCCAAAAACGTTCCTGAAACCTTAAGCTTTGGTGATGAAACCATCATTCCTCTCAAAGCAGGTCAATCAGTAAAATGGGACATTATTTAG
- the rnt gene encoding ribonuclease T has protein sequence MNINLAKRFREFLPVVVDVETGGINPQTDALLELAAISIKMDNVGKIHPDKTYHYHVLPFKGSILDPVALALNKIDPFHPFRFAVTEDEALSDLFRNISKECINKRCQRAVLVGHNAWFDLAFLNAAKERCEIKKSPFHRFTSLDTATLGALVYGQTVLAKALKKAKIGYSKKSAHSALYDTECTAELFCKIVNEWEFKT, from the coding sequence ATGAATATAAATTTAGCAAAACGATTTCGAGAATTTTTACCCGTTGTTGTAGATGTTGAAACAGGCGGTATTAATCCGCAAACAGATGCATTATTAGAACTTGCGGCTATTTCTATAAAAATGGATAACGTAGGAAAAATACATCCAGACAAAACCTATCATTACCATGTACTCCCCTTTAAAGGCAGTATTTTAGATCCTGTGGCATTGGCATTGAATAAAATTGATCCCTTCCATCCTTTTCGCTTTGCAGTAACGGAAGACGAAGCGTTATCCGATCTGTTTAGGAATATCAGCAAAGAATGTATTAATAAAAGATGCCAACGTGCGGTATTAGTGGGACACAATGCTTGGTTTGATCTTGCTTTTTTAAATGCTGCTAAAGAGCGCTGCGAGATTAAAAAATCCCCCTTTCATCGATTTACATCATTAGATACAGCAACTTTAGGCGCTTTAGTATACGGACAAACGGTTTTAGCAAAGGCCTTGAAAAAAGCCAAGATAGGATATTCTAAGAAGTCAGCGCATTCTGCTCTTTACGATACAGAATGCACTGCTGAGTTGTTTTGTAAAATCGTCAATGAATGGGAATTCAAGACTTAA
- a CDS encoding peroxiredoxin, whose amino-acid sequence MTVLVARKAPDFHSAAVMANGEIRADYKLSDAIKGKYSVLFFYPLDFTFVCPSELIALNNRIDQFKAKNVEVIGISIDSQFTHNAWRNTPPNKGGIGALDYTLVADVNHRICQSYGVEHPEAGVAFRAAFIIDKEGNVRSQIVNDLPIGRNIDEILRVIDALQYHEAHGEVCPAGWEKGKEGMKATAQGVASYLEGNQAQL is encoded by the coding sequence ATGACTGTCTTAGTAGCTCGAAAAGCCCCTGATTTCCATAGTGCTGCGGTTATGGCGAATGGTGAAATTAGAGCGGATTACAAATTATCTGATGCAATTAAGGGTAAATACAGCGTTTTATTCTTCTATCCTCTTGATTTTACCTTTGTTTGCCCTTCAGAACTCATTGCATTGAACAATCGTATCGATCAATTTAAAGCAAAAAATGTAGAAGTAATTGGGATCTCTATCGATTCTCAATTTACGCACAATGCATGGCGTAATACACCACCTAACAAAGGCGGTATTGGCGCATTAGATTACACCTTGGTTGCAGATGTTAATCACCGTATTTGCCAATCTTATGGCGTTGAGCATCCTGAAGCGGGTGTTGCATTTCGTGCTGCATTTATCATTGATAAAGAAGGAAATGTACGTTCACAAATCGTTAATGATTTACCTATTGGTCGTAATATTGATGAAATTTTACGCGTGATCGATGCACTCCAATATCATGAAGCGCACGGCGAAGTATGCCCAGCAGGTTGGGAAAAAGGCAAAGAAGGCATGAAGGCAACTGCACAAGGCGTTGCAAGCTATCTTGAAGGAAATCAAGCACAGCTTTAA
- the grxD gene encoding Grx4 family monothiol glutaredoxin, whose protein sequence is MDTLSRIKQQIEGHDLLLYMKGTPQFPQCGFSGQVVHLLKLCKAQFAYVNILENPDIRQTLPVYANWPTFPQLYVKGELIGGCDIVTEMYEKGELQELLAKESLVGEKMLSKEAAV, encoded by the coding sequence ATGGATACTTTATCGCGTATTAAGCAGCAAATCGAAGGGCATGATTTATTACTTTATATGAAGGGTACGCCCCAGTTTCCACAATGTGGTTTTTCTGGCCAAGTAGTGCATTTGTTAAAGTTATGCAAAGCACAGTTTGCCTATGTAAATATTCTTGAAAACCCAGATATTCGACAAACCTTGCCGGTATATGCTAATTGGCCAACCTTTCCTCAGTTATATGTAAAAGGCGAGTTGATTGGTGGCTGTGATATCGTCACTGAGATGTATGAAAAGGGTGAACTACAAGAATTGCTTGCAAAAGAGAGCTTGGTTGGCGAGAAAATGCTTTCCAAAGAAGCGGCTGTTTGA
- a CDS encoding superoxide dismutase yields MAIELPALPYDLDALQPHISKETLEFHYGKHHRAYVDNLNKLIADNTEFADQTLETIILKSSGGIFNNAAQVWNHTFYWNCLKPNGGGLPTGKLAEAINQSFGSFEAFKEKFTQTAITTFGSGWAWLVKKQDGSIDLVSTSNAATPMTQNQKALLTCDVWEHAYYIDYRNARPKYLEHFWELINWDFVAENFER; encoded by the coding sequence ATGGCAATTGAGTTACCCGCGCTCCCCTACGACCTGGATGCACTACAACCACACATTTCTAAAGAAACATTAGAATTTCATTATGGTAAACATCATCGTGCATACGTGGACAATTTAAACAAATTGATAGCAGACAACACTGAATTTGCAGATCAAACACTAGAAACTATCATTTTAAAATCTTCTGGTGGTATTTTTAACAATGCTGCACAAGTATGGAATCATACTTTTTATTGGAATTGCTTAAAACCCAATGGTGGCGGCCTTCCTACCGGCAAATTAGCAGAAGCCATTAATCAAAGCTTTGGCTCTTTTGAGGCATTCAAAGAAAAATTTACACAAACAGCAATTACTACCTTTGGTTCTGGTTGGGCATGGCTTGTTAAAAAACAAGACGGCAGCATAGATTTGGTTAGCACTTCTAATGCAGCTACCCCTATGACGCAAAATCAAAAAGCATTATTAACATGCGATGTTTGGGAACATGCTTATTATATTGACTATCGTAATGCACGTCCTAAATATCTTGAGCATTTCTGGGAACTCATCAACTGGGATTTCGTTGCGGAAAATTTCGAAAGATAA
- a CDS encoding alpha/beta hydrolase family protein: MFPLIPKATIFKDPDYSLVKLSPQAEWISSIYSTHDKKQLRIQKLNNEEECLTLCEEGYFSDYWWIHTNQHILYLKSSEQYGTELICYSLLENKKTSLCKGAFIKWVEAIPNSAKAIVCLTDKNSKNYKLYIADATTNQFELFYYDAEFSDYIIDTKGDVRFGIRINQDGGEIVDLSHSTVAHQWKSIYQFNQHDMMLMHRFNELKPRLSAKSLYFVSSQSSHCAQLFAYHLQTSQLSVLAQDEKADIIKFIWHPNTHAVIACHSEHSYIKWFGLKSDIEQHLLLLTKFKNNHFHIVSQSMDNQHWIIAHHSDTKPIQYSHYDLATQQLVPLFQENIKHYRSNTETIWLKAKDGLDLHALFTKASTQSSTQSQAPLVALIHGGPHSRDFWGWQPVHQFLSNRGYHVLSLNFRGSIGFGKAHLEAGNGEWGGKILEDIKQSVEYFLALQSVDPAKIAIMGTSFGGYAAMMSLIKYPDFYRCAVDLMGPVDLNALIAQLPPEWKNNHALINKIFNCDVASDEGKKQLQEISPLKHYHKIKKPLLMGHGKRDVIVRYTETVKFIEKLSHQDIPVSGVLFNQEGHQLNNANNRIFWYGCVERFLNKWLKGASEDSALVLNQNIEIIKDDFNILSDTQAEKLSETI, from the coding sequence ATGTTTCCGTTAATACCAAAAGCGACCATTTTTAAAGACCCAGATTATTCTTTAGTAAAACTGAGTCCTCAAGCAGAATGGATCAGCTCAATTTATAGTACTCATGATAAAAAGCAATTACGCATCCAAAAGCTTAATAATGAAGAAGAATGTCTTACACTATGTGAGGAAGGGTATTTTTCTGATTATTGGTGGATACATACGAATCAGCATATTTTGTATCTAAAGTCTTCAGAACAATATGGAACAGAGCTTATTTGCTATAGCCTATTAGAAAATAAGAAAACTTCTCTTTGTAAAGGTGCATTTATAAAATGGGTAGAGGCAATACCCAATAGCGCAAAAGCCATTGTTTGTTTAACAGATAAAAATAGTAAAAACTATAAGTTATATATAGCAGATGCAACGACAAATCAATTTGAGCTATTTTACTACGATGCTGAATTTAGTGATTACATCATTGATACAAAAGGTGATGTTCGCTTTGGTATCCGCATCAATCAAGATGGTGGGGAAATTGTCGATCTGAGCCATTCAACCGTTGCGCATCAATGGAAAAGTATTTATCAATTTAATCAGCATGACATGATGTTGATGCATCGTTTTAATGAGCTCAAGCCTCGTTTAAGTGCAAAATCTTTGTATTTTGTTTCTAGTCAATCAAGCCATTGTGCTCAATTATTTGCTTATCACTTGCAAACATCACAATTAAGTGTTTTAGCACAAGATGAGAAAGCAGATATCATTAAATTTATCTGGCACCCCAATACGCATGCGGTGATTGCTTGTCACAGCGAACATAGTTATATCAAATGGTTTGGTTTAAAGTCAGATATTGAGCAGCATTTATTGTTGTTGACAAAGTTTAAGAATAATCACTTTCATATTGTTTCACAAAGTATGGATAATCAGCATTGGATCATTGCGCATCACAGTGATACAAAACCTATTCAATATAGTCATTACGATCTTGCTACACAACAATTAGTACCCTTATTCCAAGAAAATATTAAGCATTATCGAAGCAATACAGAAACGATATGGTTGAAAGCAAAAGATGGCTTAGATTTACATGCTTTGTTTACAAAAGCATCTACGCAGTCATCAACCCAATCTCAAGCACCACTGGTTGCTTTGATTCATGGTGGCCCTCACTCAAGAGACTTTTGGGGCTGGCAGCCTGTTCATCAATTTTTAAGCAACCGTGGCTATCATGTACTTAGCTTGAATTTCAGAGGATCAATTGGTTTTGGAAAGGCGCATCTTGAAGCAGGGAATGGGGAGTGGGGAGGCAAGATTCTTGAAGATATAAAGCAATCTGTTGAATATTTTTTGGCATTGCAGTCTGTTGATCCTGCTAAAATTGCCATTATGGGTACCAGCTTTGGCGGTTATGCAGCAATGATGAGCTTGATAAAATACCCTGATTTTTATCGTTGTGCAGTTGATTTGATGGGACCTGTGGATTTAAATGCATTGATAGCACAACTTCCACCAGAGTGGAAAAACAATCATGCACTGATAAACAAAATCTTTAACTGTGATGTTGCTTCTGATGAAGGTAAAAAGCAATTGCAAGAAATCTCACCGTTAAAGCACTACCATAAAATTAAAAAACCACTCTTAATGGGACATGGCAAAAGAGATGTGATTGTCAGATATACAGAGACTGTAAAATTTATTGAAAAATTAAGTCATCAAGATATTCCTGTCAGTGGTGTTTTGTTCAATCAAGAAGGACATCAATTAAATAACGCAAATAACCGTATATTTTGGTACGGTTGTGTGGAGCGCTTCCTAAATAAGTGGCTCAAAGGTGCCTCTGAAGACAGTGCTTTGGTACTGAATCAGAATATTGAAATCATTAAAGATGATTTTAATATTCTGAGTGATACTCAGGCAGAAAAGTTATCTGAAACCATATAA
- the metE gene encoding 5-methyltetrahydropteroyltriglutamate--homocysteine S-methyltransferase, with amino-acid sequence MVTYAHILGFPRIGKDRELKKTVEAYWAGKIDKAALFAKAKELRAESWRLQKQAGLDFVTVGDFSFYDHILDMAAMLGVVPERFGALQADENVDIDTYFRMGRGRAPTGKDVPALEMTKWFDTNYHYIVPELNAEQNFKIASSKLFDEIEEAQQQGHNVKPVIVGPLTFLWLSKSRDEKVNKLSLLDNLITAYGQILNKLQALNIEWLQIDEPILSLELPQEWKDAFEATYTRLKQPKLKVLLATYFDTLGQNTRLVCQLPVDGIHVDLVNGANQLISVLDNLPNYKILSAGVVSGRNIWRADLSKTYETLSQIKDRIQDRLWISTSCSLLHCPVDLQQESKIPHDLKSWMAFSVQKLDEIVILAKAINQGPSSVQVCFEESDNAKLTRQQSKKIHRDAVKEKMAKVNAAMLSRKSTYQTRAKVQASALNLPLFPTTTIGSFPQTTDIRNLRKEKREGRLTEQAYTQAIQAEIKNAVKWQEEVDLDVLVHGEAERNDMVEYFGELLDGYAFTQNGWVQSYGSRCVKPPVIYGDVQRSKAMTIEWSKYAQSLTKKPMKGMLTGPVTMLCWSFVRDDQPRKDTAMQIALALRDEIVELEQNGIQIIQLDEPAFREGLPLKQSDWPMYLEWAVNVFKLATCGVKDSTQIHTHMCYSEFNDVIESIAALDADVITIETSRSQMELLEAFQAFKYPNEIGPGVYDIHSPRVPSQQEMTLLLEKAAKVIPAQRLWVNPDCGLKTRNWEETKEALIQMVNAAKTMREKLN; translated from the coding sequence ATGGTAACATATGCCCATATTTTAGGATTCCCTCGAATTGGTAAAGATCGCGAGTTGAAAAAGACCGTTGAAGCTTATTGGGCGGGGAAAATTGATAAAGCGGCTTTATTTGCAAAAGCTAAGGAATTAAGGGCAGAAAGCTGGCGTTTGCAAAAGCAAGCTGGATTAGATTTTGTTACAGTGGGCGACTTTTCTTTCTATGATCATATCTTGGATATGGCGGCAATGTTAGGTGTTGTACCAGAACGTTTTGGTGCGTTACAAGCAGATGAAAATGTTGATATCGATACTTATTTTAGAATGGGGCGAGGGCGTGCACCCACTGGCAAAGATGTGCCAGCACTAGAAATGACCAAATGGTTTGATACAAATTACCACTATATTGTTCCTGAGCTTAATGCAGAACAGAATTTTAAAATTGCTTCTAGTAAATTGTTTGATGAAATAGAAGAAGCGCAACAACAAGGTCATAATGTCAAGCCTGTGATTGTAGGGCCTTTAACTTTTCTATGGTTATCTAAATCAAGAGATGAAAAAGTTAATAAGTTGTCGTTGCTAGATAATTTAATTACTGCTTATGGACAAATACTCAACAAATTACAAGCCTTAAATATTGAATGGCTTCAAATAGATGAGCCTATTTTAAGTTTAGAGTTACCGCAAGAATGGAAAGATGCTTTTGAGGCAACCTATACACGCTTAAAACAGCCTAAACTAAAAGTATTATTAGCAACGTATTTTGATACTCTAGGACAAAATACACGTCTTGTATGTCAATTACCTGTTGATGGTATTCATGTTGATTTGGTAAACGGTGCAAACCAGCTGATCTCTGTTTTAGACAATTTGCCAAATTATAAAATATTATCAGCCGGTGTGGTAAGTGGTCGAAATATTTGGCGTGCTGATTTATCTAAAACATATGAAACACTCAGCCAAATTAAAGACAGAATACAAGATCGTTTATGGATCTCTACTTCTTGCTCTTTATTACATTGTCCAGTTGATTTGCAACAAGAATCAAAAATTCCGCATGATTTAAAATCATGGATGGCATTCTCTGTGCAAAAATTAGATGAAATTGTTATTTTAGCAAAAGCGATTAATCAAGGACCCTCAAGTGTTCAAGTTTGTTTTGAAGAAAGTGATAATGCAAAACTGACAAGACAGCAATCTAAAAAGATTCATCGTGATGCAGTTAAAGAAAAAATGGCTAAAGTGAATGCAGCAATGCTGTCTCGTAAGAGCACTTATCAAACACGCGCTAAGGTTCAGGCAAGTGCTTTAAATTTACCCTTATTTCCAACGACAACCATTGGTTCTTTCCCTCAAACCACAGATATTCGTAATTTGAGAAAAGAGAAGCGAGAAGGTCGTTTGACAGAACAGGCATACACGCAAGCCATACAGGCTGAAATTAAAAATGCAGTAAAGTGGCAAGAAGAAGTTGATTTAGATGTGCTTGTGCATGGTGAAGCAGAGCGTAATGATATGGTTGAATATTTTGGCGAACTCTTAGATGGCTATGCTTTTACTCAAAATGGATGGGTGCAAAGCTATGGTTCGCGATGTGTTAAGCCACCCGTTATTTATGGAGACGTTCAGCGCAGCAAAGCAATGACCATTGAATGGAGCAAATATGCTCAATCTCTGACGAAAAAACCAATGAAAGGTATGTTGACGGGTCCTGTGACCATGCTATGTTGGTCTTTCGTGCGTGATGATCAGCCCAGAAAAGATACTGCAATGCAAATAGCACTTGCCTTAAGAGATGAAATTGTTGAACTAGAACAAAATGGTATTCAGATCATTCAATTGGATGAGCCGGCATTTAGAGAAGGCTTGCCTCTTAAACAAAGTGATTGGCCAATGTATTTAGAATGGGCGGTGAATGTATTCAAGCTTGCAACTTGTGGCGTGAAAGACAGCACTCAAATTCATACACATATGTGTTATTCAGAATTTAATGATGTGATTGAGTCAATTGCAGCCTTAGATGCAGATGTTATCACCATTGAAACTTCACGTTCACAAATGGAACTCTTGGAGGCATTTCAAGCATTCAAATATCCAAATGAAATAGGACCTGGTGTTTATGATATACACTCACCTCGTGTGCCAAGCCAGCAAGAAATGACATTATTGCTAGAAAAAGCTGCAAAAGTTATACCTGCACAACGGCTTTGGGTGAATCCTGATTGTGGTTTGAAAACACGAAATTGGGAAGAAACCAAAGAGGCATTGATTCAAATGGTGAATGCAGCAAAAACAATGCGTGAAAAACTAAACTAA
- a CDS encoding TetR/AcrR family transcriptional regulator, whose product MARRNDKRERLVDAADQLFHQQGVSTTTLANIATLADVPLGNVYYYFKSKDSITLAVIDRRKRKLNNLFTEWNTREDVKSRLQGLIEYVASLAEESAQFGDSLGSLCQELGKQGGAISAAAAGLMNEMIHWCEKQFKSLGKSEDDSAKLALNLVSSLQGISLITLAFKDPDFVNRQGQFLTQWVQMI is encoded by the coding sequence ATGGCACGACGTAATGATAAACGCGAAAGACTAGTCGACGCAGCTGATCAACTTTTTCATCAGCAAGGTGTTAGCACTACGACTTTAGCTAATATAGCAACTTTAGCAGACGTTCCTCTCGGTAACGTTTATTACTATTTTAAATCTAAAGATTCTATTACTCTGGCCGTTATTGATCGCCGTAAAAGAAAATTAAACAATTTATTCACTGAATGGAACACGCGTGAAGATGTTAAGAGTCGCTTACAAGGACTCATTGAGTATGTTGCTAGCCTTGCAGAAGAATCTGCTCAATTTGGCGATTCATTAGGCAGCCTTTGCCAAGAACTTGGCAAACAAGGTGGCGCTATCTCTGCTGCCGCTGCAGGTTTAATGAATGAAATGATTCACTGGTGCGAAAAGCAATTTAAATCACTTGGCAAATCTGAAGATGATTCTGCAAAGCTTGCTTTGAACTTAGTTTCAAGCTTGCAAGGAATCAGTTTGATTACTTTAGCATTTAAGGATCCTGACTTTGTAAATCGCCAAGGCCAATTCTTAACACAATGGGTACAAATGATATAA